The Sedimentisphaera salicampi genome includes a region encoding these proteins:
- a CDS encoding LolA family protein, with protein MRRIFITLVLISSALLAGGEKVDKLISKLEKRADSISSFRSDIKYTIKEDNGIFKTQTEYSGRFSFYRNTKDGEKREKAAVVFLTKKKDDGKAKKEKKRYVFNGVWLVKFDYPLKQVSRLQLAPENEPMDTLDLLAEDFPLVGFGSREKLKKDYQIKLIEENDKKFTLSLKPNKKSDKKKELIIEIDKELLVPQKITARLKDESETMHISFSSVKIDGKIEKKDFSVETPQGFSENIKRLEKTGTKSKEEKNG; from the coding sequence ATGCGCAGAATTTTTATAACTCTCGTTCTGATCTCTTCAGCACTGCTTGCAGGCGGCGAGAAGGTTGACAAACTTATATCAAAGCTCGAGAAGCGTGCTGATTCTATCAGCTCATTTAGAAGCGATATAAAATACACCATAAAAGAAGATAACGGGATTTTCAAGACTCAAACAGAGTATTCAGGCAGATTTTCCTTCTACAGAAACACTAAAGACGGGGAAAAAAGAGAAAAGGCGGCCGTAGTTTTCCTTACAAAGAAAAAAGATGACGGCAAGGCAAAGAAGGAAAAAAAGAGATACGTTTTCAACGGCGTATGGCTTGTGAAATTCGATTATCCCCTCAAGCAGGTCTCCAGATTGCAGCTTGCACCTGAAAACGAGCCTATGGACACCTTAGACCTCCTGGCAGAGGATTTTCCGTTAGTGGGCTTCGGGAGCAGGGAGAAGCTCAAAAAAGACTATCAGATTAAACTGATTGAGGAGAATGATAAAAAATTCACCCTCAGCCTCAAGCCCAATAAAAAGAGCGACAAGAAAAAAGAGCTCATTATTGAGATTGATAAGGAATTGCTTGTTCCCCAGAAGATAACCGCAAGGCTCAAAGATGAGAGCGAAACAATGCACATCAGCTTCAGCAGCGTAAAAATAGATGGAAAAATCGAAAAGAAGGATTTTTCCGTTGAAACTCCTCAAGGTTTTTCAGAGAATATAAAGAGATTAGAAAAAACCGGAACTAAATCAAAGGAAGAAAAAAATGGCTAA
- a CDS encoding flavodoxin family protein yields MAKALVIYYSRSGNTKLMAEMISEAMNEGNLDTECKAVADVTVEEMAEADALVLGSPTYYGQMAGEMKKLLDETVKRHGRFDGKVGGAFTSAVNVGGGNETTLMGILSCLLVHGFVIQGDPQGDHYGPVSLSKPNERAQKQCKRFGKRIAQLTLKLAE; encoded by the coding sequence ATGGCTAAAGCACTTGTAATATACTACTCACGCAGCGGAAATACCAAGCTTATGGCTGAGATGATCTCTGAAGCGATGAATGAGGGAAACCTCGACACTGAATGCAAGGCTGTTGCAGATGTAACAGTGGAGGAGATGGCAGAGGCTGATGCTCTTGTGCTCGGTTCGCCAACCTACTACGGCCAGATGGCAGGCGAGATGAAAAAACTGCTGGATGAGACTGTGAAAAGGCACGGACGCTTCGACGGGAAAGTAGGCGGGGCGTTTACGAGTGCCGTGAATGTTGGCGGAGGAAACGAAACCACGCTTATGGGAATCCTGAGCTGTCTTCTGGTGCATGGATTTGTGATACAGGGCGACCCTCAGGGCGACCATTACGGGCCTGTCTCACTTTCCAAACCAAACGAAAGAGCCCAGAAGCAGTGCAAAAGATTCGGAAAGAGAATCGCTCAGCTCACCCTCAAACTCGCAGAATAA
- a CDS encoding FHA domain-containing protein, which yields MNLTVLKDGESVNELRFDSGPIRVGREIGSEVFLPDSSVSRKHAVIYNDDDNNWVIEDQHSSNGTKINGKEIWKAILKPGDVINISCFELRPRIHKDKERPRAAHLEDTVVEGLDVSDSVEIKSRDIITRNMRSDDNPMLRLSNERFRKIREHLADVLMIDETPKLLEYWVRTVIKDLHACHCWAGVLNSEATSVLESYGRNRDSTKVTFDDIKLNNHIIYSIKQMEHVLVPRMLRANQKFNLRSALIVSFVLEDNTRFAAYVDNTCEQEHYAITDLDYLVIFGETVAAKIDAVIKKSAEQ from the coding sequence ATGAATTTGACTGTTCTCAAAGACGGCGAGAGTGTTAATGAGCTTCGTTTCGACAGCGGCCCGATCAGGGTTGGCAGGGAGATTGGTTCTGAAGTTTTTCTTCCGGATTCATCTGTATCCAGAAAGCACGCTGTTATCTACAACGACGACGACAACAACTGGGTAATCGAAGACCAGCACTCCTCTAACGGCACAAAAATCAACGGCAAAGAGATCTGGAAGGCTATCCTCAAGCCAGGGGATGTTATCAACATATCCTGCTTTGAACTCAGGCCTCGGATTCATAAGGACAAAGAGCGTCCGAGAGCTGCCCACCTTGAAGACACGGTCGTTGAGGGGCTGGATGTTTCAGACAGCGTTGAGATCAAGAGCAGGGATATAATCACGCGTAATATGCGTTCTGATGACAACCCCATGCTCCGCCTTAGCAACGAGAGATTCCGCAAGATCCGCGAGCACCTTGCAGATGTGCTTATGATAGACGAAACACCAAAACTGCTCGAATACTGGGTAAGAACGGTAATAAAAGACCTCCACGCATGCCATTGCTGGGCGGGAGTGCTCAACTCTGAAGCCACGAGCGTTCTCGAATCTTACGGGAGAAACAGAGACAGCACAAAAGTTACCTTCGACGACATTAAACTGAACAACCATATCATATACTCAATCAAACAGATGGAGCACGTGCTTGTGCCGAGGATGCTTCGGGCAAATCAGAAATTCAATCTCCGCTCTGCACTGATTGTCTCGTTCGTACTTGAAGACAACACGCGGTTTGCAGCCTATGTTGACAACACCTGCGAACAGGAACATTACGCTATCACCGACCTCGATTATCTGGTGATATTCGGCGAGACAGTAGCAGCCAAGATTGATGCTGTAATAAAGAAATCCGCTGAGCAGTAA
- a CDS encoding helix-turn-helix domain-containing protein — MQAKEKAQSRRLLTVKEAAGFLSVSPRTIASLKKSGQLPQVKLRRAVRFDIKDLEAFILRCKK, encoded by the coding sequence ATGCAAGCTAAAGAAAAAGCTCAAAGCCGCAGGCTGCTCACTGTTAAAGAGGCTGCTGGATTCCTTTCGGTTTCCCCGAGGACAATCGCAAGCCTGAAAAAATCAGGCCAGCTTCCACAAGTGAAATTGCGGCGAGCCGTTCGCTTCGACATTAAAGACCTTGAAGCTTTTATTTTGAGGTGTAAGAAATGA